CTGTCGCGCACCACGGTGCAGAGCCGCCTCGCCCGGCTGGAGCGCAGCGGCGTCATCCGCGGCTACACCGTCCGCCTGTCGGACGAGCACGAGAAGGCGCAGGTCGTGGCGCATGTGCTGGTCACCGCCCTGCCGAAATTCGCGCCCGCGGTGATGCGCCGCCTGGAGCAGATCCCGGAGGTGCGCCGGCTGCATTCCGTCAGCGGGGCCTATGACATGATCGTCGAGATCGAGGCGCCGTCGATCGGCGCCCTCGACGCGCTGATCGACGGCGTCGGCGCCATGGACGGGGTGGAGCGGACGATGTCGTCGATCATCCTGTCGACGAAGAAGGGCTGACGCCTTCTTCCGCAACGAAGGGGCAGGAAACCGGAAATCGGTCAGGCTCGGCGCATCTCCGGCGTCAGCGTCGCGTTTTTCGACGTTATGTGGAACGGCAGTCCCTTCGTGGAAATCCGTGGTGTTCAGCCCATCGGAAAGAGAATCGCCTCGTAGTCCTGGGCGCCGTTGAGGATATGCAAGACGTCTACCCGATCGGCGGCGACACGATAGAAGATCAGGTAGCGTCCGTGGACACGGCGTCGCACGCCGCGATGCTCGTACCGGGGTACGAGCGGAAAGGCCAAGGGCATGTCGGCCAACCCTTCGCAGCGTTCGCGCAGCTCCCGGATGAAGCTCAGGGCCCGGCCAGGAGCGTCCTGGGCGATATAGTCCGCGATCTGTTCCAGATCCGCCTCGGCCTCGGGTGAAACGACAACCCGCATCAGCCCTTCCGGCCGCCGTATTTGGCCTCGAGCCTGTCGAACACCTCGCCGACCGGCTTGCCCTGCCCTGCATCCACTTGGGCGAGGCCACGTTCGAGGGCGGCATCCAAAGCCGCAAGGCGCTTCTCGCGTTCCTCGACCAGGCGGAGGCCCTCGCGGATCACCTCGCTGCGAGAATTGTAGCGGCCGGTCTTGACCAAGCTGGTGACGAATGCCTCCAGGCGCGGGCCGAGCTCTGCACTTGATGCCATCGTCAAGTACCTCCTGGATCCATTATAGGACGGTACCCACCAATAACAATTATCAAGCATGTCCGTCATCGCGAAGCACACGCCGCGAACGGGAGTGCCGTCACTGGTGGCGAAGCCTTGATCGCGCTGCCGGCTAAGCCGCCAGGTCCGCCACCACCGCATCCAGCAGCGCGAAGCCGTCGCGCGTCACCCGCACCCGGTTGCCGACGCGCTCGATCAGGCCTTCCTCCGTCAGCGAGCGGATGCGCTCGGCGTCGATCGGCCGGCCGCGCAGGGCGCGGAAGCGCTCGACGTCGATGCCCTCGTTGAGCCTGAGGCCCATGAGCAGATACTCGTCGCCCTGCTCCTCGGCGCCGAGCGGCTGGGTCTCGACCAGGCCATGGCCCTCCATCTCCACCGTCGTCAGCCACATCTCCGGCTGGCGCTCGGCGGCGAGCGCCAGGCGCTGGCCGTCGGGGTCGACCAGCCGGCCATGGGCGCCCGGGCCGATGCCGGCATATTCGCCATAGCGCCAATAGACCAGGTTGTGGCGCGATTCCGCCCCTGGCCGGGCATGGTTGGAGATCTCGTAGGCGGGCAGGCCGCGCTTCTCGCAGGTCTCGCGCGTCACGTCGAACAGCACGCGCGCCTCCTCGTCGGGCATCGGGATCAGCTTGCCGGCCGCCACCAGCCGCTCGTAGACCGTGTCGGGCTCGATGGTGAGCTGGTAGAGCGAGAGATGCTCGGCCGCCCGGGCGATGGCGGCGTCGAGCTCGGCGCTCCAGTCGGCCGGCGTCTGGTCGGGGCGGGCATAGATCAGGTCGAAGGAATAGCGCTCGAAGGATCGCGCTGCGATGTCGACCGCCGCCATCGCCTCGGCGACGGTGTGCATGCGGCCGAGCTTCTTCAGGTCCGTGTCGTTCATCGCCTGCACGCCGAGCGACACGCGGTTGACGCCGGCGGCGCGGTAGCCGCGGAACCGCTCGGCCTCGACGCTGGTCGGGTTGGCCTCCAGCGTCACCTCGGCCCCGGGCGCTACCGTCCAGGCGCCGGCGATGGCCTCCAGCACCGCGCCGACCGTGGCGGGTGCCATCAGCGAGGGCGTGCCGCCGCCGAAGAACACCGAGGTCACGGTCCGACCCGGGGCGATCGCGGCCATGTGGGCGATCTCGCGCCGATAGGCCGCGATGAAGCGGGCCTCGTCGACGCCCCCGTGGCGGACATGGCTGTTGAAGTCGCAATAGGGGCACTTGGCCAGGCAGAAGGGCCAGTGCACGTAGACGCCGAAGCCGGGCTCCTGGCGAGGGTCGGACGTGGACATGCCATGTCAGTGGCAGGCGCGGGGGTGCCAGTCAATCGGCATGGCGGCCTGTCCGCGCCGTCCCAGGGGATATCCGGGCGATGCGCTGCGACCGGCTGCCCGGAGTCTGGATCCCGCGTCGCATCCGGATCATGTCCCGGCCCATATGCGACGTCGCGTTGATCGAGCGCAAGGAGCTGACCTTCGGCTCAACCTGGCACGCCGTCGACCTTCTGCCGCTGTTCACATGAGCTATTCCGTCGACCTCACCCGGGCCCTGGTGCGCCCGGACCTCGGCGAGATCGGCTCGGAGCTCGACATCACCATTCTCGGCAAGCCCCACCGCGCCCGGCGCGGCGGCTTCAGCCGCCGCCCGTTCCGGGCTATGGGGAAGGATCACGCCGGAGCCGCACCCGATGGCCGAGCCGATCGCCTTTCCCGAACCGCCCCGGATGCCCGCCGGCACCAGCATCGTCGCCTTCGGCGACGTGCACGGGCGCCTCGACCTGCTCGAGCCGATCCTGCGCCGGATCGAGACACGGGCCGCGCAAACCCCCGACCGCCGGCACGTCGTGGTTTCGCTCGGCGACATCGTTGACCGCGGCCCGGATTCGGCCGGCGTCGTCGAAAGGCTGCTGCGCGGCGTGGCGGGCTGCGAGCTGGTGGTGCTGAAGGGCAACCACGAGCAGGTGATGCTCGATTTCTGGGCCGGCACGCCGGAGTCCTGGAGCTGGCTCACCTGGGGCGGGCTGGAGACGTTGGCGAGCTACGGCATCGCCGTCGACGCCGCGCCGCGGGGCGAAGCCGGCGTGGCGGCGCTTCGGCGCGCCTTCCGCGAGCACTTGCCGCAGGTTCATCTCGATTTCTTCCGGCGCCTGCCGCTCAGCGTCAGCTTCGGCGACTATTTCTTCGTCCATGCCGGAGCCCGGCCGGGCGTGCCGCTCGCCGGGCAGAGCGAGCACGACCTCCTGTGGATCCGCGAGGAGCTGCACCTGTCCGGCTATCGCTTCGAGAAGAAGATCGTGCACGGCCACACACCCGTGCGCGAGCCGGAGTTCCGGCGCAACCGCATCAACCTCGACACCGGCGCCTTCGCCACCGGCCGCCTGACCGCCGCCCTGTTCGAGGACGACCGGGTCTCGCTGCTGTAGGCCCGGACAGACGGATCGGCGGGATGCACAATCCCGGCCCGGCGACAGGCGCGGCGCCCAGGGCCCGGCGGCTGGGCTTCAGGGCTCCAGCTCGGTATCCCAGTAGAGATAGTCGAGCCAGCTGTCGTGCAGGTAGTTCGGCGGAAACTGCCGGCCGTTCATGTGCAGGTCGTTCAGCGTCGGCGCGAAGGGGCGCTGGTGCGGATGCATGTTGATCTCGGCCGGCATCGCCCCGCCCTTGCGCAGGTTGCAGGGCGAGCAGGCGGCGACGACGTTCTCCCAGGTGGTCTGGCCGCCGCGCGAGCGCGGGACCACGTGGTCGAAGGTCAGATCCTCCCGGGCGCCGCAGTACTGGCAGGTGAAGCGGTCGCGCAGGAACACGTTGAACCGGGTGAAGGCCGGGTTGCGCGAGGGCTTCACATAGGTCTTCAGCGACACGACCGAAGGCAGGCGCAGCTCGAAGGTCGGGCTGCGCACCGTGCGGTCGTACTCGGAGACGATGTTCACCCGGTCGAGGAACACCGCCTTGATCGCGTCCTGCCAGGACCAGAGAGACAGCGGATAATAGGAGAGCGGCCGATAATCGGCATTGAGCACGAGAGCGGGGCACGCCTCGGGAGACACTGGCGGATGGAACACGGAAGGCGACACATGCGCCGTCACGACCTACTCCAGACCTCGCACCCTAGTGTGGCCGATGTCCGAGTCGACCACTCGCAACTGCCATCATGGTGAAGCATCATGTCGGTCTTGTGAAGGGGGGAGGTGAGAGAGGCCGTTCTGGCGAGATCGCCTATCCGAGACCAGTCCTGGGCACTCGACGCTTTTCGGCGATGAGGACGGTAGAGACATCAGGTGCCAGGCCGCGGAAGTTGCTACAATGTTCTCGTGACAAGACCGAATCGAGGCACCTCATGAGCGACGACGAAATCGAACCTATCCGCCTGATCGAAGACGCGGAAACAGGCGATCGGTTTCTCGTCTACGGAACCGAAAAGGGCCTGCGGCTGGACATTCGCTACGAGGGGGACACCCTTTGGATGACCCAGGCGCAGATCGGCCAGCTCTTTGGGAGAGACGTATCCACTATCTCTCGCCACATAGCCAATGTGCTGGAGGAGGGTGAACTCGACGAATCGAGTTCTTTGCAAAAAGCGCAAACAACCAGCGGTAGGCCATCGGTTCTTTACAACCTCGATATGATCATTTCCGTCGGCTATCGAGTGTCGTCGGCGCAAGCGACCATGTTTCGCCGGTGGGCAACCAGCATCCTGGTCCAGTTCGCGAAGAAGGGGTTCGTTGTAGACGCCCGCCGCCTCAAGCAGCCGGAGAATTCGGACAGGATTGCCGAGCTCCGGGAAATCATCCGTGACATCCGTTCGGATGAAGCAAATGTTTATCGCGAGTTACGTAGAATCTGTTCAATGTGTCAAGACTACGATGGGACGACGGAAGCGGCACGAGAATTTTACCAACGGGCGCAAGCCAAACTTGTCTATGCCGTCACCTCGCACACACCGTCCGAGATAGTCGCAACTCGCGCCGACTATCAATCTGAAAATATGGGATTGAAAGTATGGCAAGGTGACAACGTTCGTAAATCCGACGTCTCGACATCAAAGAATTATATGGTTGAATCTGAAATAAAAGAATTAAACAGACTAACGACAATATTGCTGGATATATTTGAAGATCAACTTGACGTCGGCAGGCTGGTTCTGATGAGCGATGCCGCGAAGCTCCTCGACCAGCAGCTTCGTCATCTTGGACGGGCGATCTTGCGATCCGGCGGTTCGATAAAAGCCGCTGACGCCAAGCGAATCGCGGAAGAGCAATATCAGAAGTTCGATCAACGTCGAAAGCTGCTATCGCAAGAGGATGCGGACGAACGTATTGCTGAAATTGTAAAAGAGGCCAAAGGCCTGCCGAAAACGCCTCGTCGTTGAGCGTCTCAGGCTTGCACATGGCGTGATCTACCGCAGCTGGCGCGCCAGCCAGTCGAGCGTGGCGTCGTGGATGCCGAGCTCGACGAGATGGTCGTGCGTCGCCAGCACATAGTCGGGATTGGCGCCGGAGATGCCGACGCCCTGGCGCACCAGCGCCAGCAGCGTCTGCGGCGGCAGGCGGCCGCAATATTGCGGATGGCGCCGGTCGGCGCGGTAGGCGAGGGCTCGCACTCGGCGCCCGTCGTCGAGGCGCGCCTCGTGCACCGCTTCGAGATAGACCGAGGTCGCCTGCTCGCGCTCGCGCAGGTAGGCCAGCGTCTGCGCCCGGCTCCGTCCGGCGATGCGGAAGGCGACGCCGCGGCAGCTGCCGCCGCGGTCGAGGCCGAGCACCAGGCCGGGCCTCTCCGGCGTGCCGCGATGCACGTGCGACCAGATGCACAGCGCCCGATGGAGCCCGTGCAGGGTGGCGAGCACCCGCTCCTCGTGCTCGAAGCCCGGCCGCCACATCAGCGAGCCGTAGCCGAACACCCAGAAGTCCTCGGCCGCATCGGCTGGCGTGTCTGTCGTCTCGGGCAGGGTCACTCGGCGGCTGCGCTGAAGCTCTCGAGCCCGCCGAAGGGCAGGGCGGCCAGCGCGTCGCGCAGGGCCAGGAGGTCCTGCGCCAGGCGGCCGAAGCTCGGCAGCAGCCCGAACTGCCGCTCGTCCATGTAGAGCGCCCGGTTGATCTCGACCTGGATGACGTGGAAGCCGGCGGACGGGTTGCCGTAGTGCTCGGTGATAAAGCCGCCGGCATAGGGCTTGTTGCGCGCCACGCCATAGCCGAGGCCGCGCAGGGTGAGGTCGGCGCAGTCCATGATCGCCGCGCCGCAGCTGGTGCCGTAGCGGTCGCCCAGCACGATGTCGGCCCGCGGGCGCTCGTCCCGGGCCAGGCTCGAGGACGGCATGGAATGGCAGTCGACCAGGAGCGCGGCGCCGAACTGGCGGTGGATCTTGTTCAGCATCCGCCGCAGCGTGCGGTGATAGGGCTTGTAGAGCTCCTCGATCCGGCCGAGCGCCTCGTCCACCGGCAGGCGCGCGGCATAGATCTCCTGCGCTTCTCCGACCACCCGCGCGATGGTGCCGAGCCCGCCGGCGACGCGCAGCGAACGGGTGTTGACGAAGTTCGGCAGCCGGCCCTCGAACATGCGCGGGTCGAGCTCGTAGGGCTCGCGGTTGACGTCGAGATAGGCGCGCGGGAAGCGCGCCGACATCAGCGGCGTGCCCGTGCGCGCCACGCCTTCCAGGAGCTGGTCGACGAAGGCGTCCTCCGAGCGGCGAAGCGTCGTGGCGTCGAGGCGGGAGGCGCGCAGGAAGGCCTTGGGATAGATCCGCCCGGAATGGGGCGAGTTGAAGAACAGCGGGCTGGTCAGCGCCGGCGGCTCGGCGAGGTCGAAAGCAGGGTCCAGTTCGTTATCGGCCACCGACGTCGTCTCAGGCTCCGCCATGCCTCAGCAGCGGGTTCGACCAAGCCCGCGGGCAGGCCCGGCATCCCGCGATGCCTCGAAGTCTTCCCGGAATGCGCGAATCAGGATGCCGTCCCGCCCGCCGCCATTCCACCGGTCGATATTGACAAAACCACGCGCGGCCCGTCACCACAAGAGGGTGGTTGCAATCAGAAGCGGCGCGCATGGCGGGAACCTTCGTCGCGCAGCCGCAAAAAATTCCTGCCCGGCCTTGCCGGATCGTTTAAACCCGGCATTTACCATGTCGGGCTCTTATGAGCGCACGGGCGAGCAGCGCGGATTCGCAGGGCAAGCATATGAACAAGATCCTTCTGGCCGAAGACGACAACGATATGCG
This portion of the Labrys wisconsinensis genome encodes:
- a CDS encoding type II toxin-antitoxin system RelE/ParE family toxin, whose translation is MRVVVSPEAEADLEQIADYIAQDAPGRALSFIRELRERCEGLADMPLAFPLVPRYEHRGVRRRVHGRYLIFYRVAADRVDVLHILNGAQDYEAILFPMG
- a CDS encoding type II toxin-antitoxin system ParD family antitoxin — encoded protein: MASSAELGPRLEAFVTSLVKTGRYNSRSEVIREGLRLVEEREKRLAALDAALERGLAQVDAGQGKPVGEVFDRLEAKYGGRKG
- a CDS encoding metallophosphoesterase family protein, whose protein sequence is MAEPIAFPEPPRMPAGTSIVAFGDVHGRLDLLEPILRRIETRAAQTPDRRHVVVSLGDIVDRGPDSAGVVERLLRGVAGCELVVLKGNHEQVMLDFWAGTPESWSWLTWGGLETLASYGIAVDAAPRGEAGVAALRRAFREHLPQVHLDFFRRLPLSVSFGDYFFVHAGARPGVPLAGQSEHDLLWIREELHLSGYRFEKKIVHGHTPVREPEFRRNRINLDTGAFATGRLTAALFEDDRVSLL
- a CDS encoding gamma-glutamylcyclotransferase is translated as MTLPETTDTPADAAEDFWVFGYGSLMWRPGFEHEERVLATLHGLHRALCIWSHVHRGTPERPGLVLGLDRGGSCRGVAFRIAGRSRAQTLAYLREREQATSVYLEAVHEARLDDGRRVRALAYRADRRHPQYCGRLPPQTLLALVRQGVGISGANPDYVLATHDHLVELGIHDATLDWLARQLR
- a CDS encoding HNH endonuclease encodes the protein MTAHVSPSVFHPPVSPEACPALVLNADYRPLSYYPLSLWSWQDAIKAVFLDRVNIVSEYDRTVRSPTFELRLPSVVSLKTYVKPSRNPAFTRFNVFLRDRFTCQYCGAREDLTFDHVVPRSRGGQTTWENVVAACSPCNLRKGGAMPAEINMHPHQRPFAPTLNDLHMNGRQFPPNYLHDSWLDYLYWDTELEP
- a CDS encoding N-formylglutamate amidohydrolase — its product is MAEPETTSVADNELDPAFDLAEPPALTSPLFFNSPHSGRIYPKAFLRASRLDATTLRRSEDAFVDQLLEGVARTGTPLMSARFPRAYLDVNREPYELDPRMFEGRLPNFVNTRSLRVAGGLGTIARVVGEAQEIYAARLPVDEALGRIEELYKPYHRTLRRMLNKIHRQFGAALLVDCHSMPSSSLARDERPRADIVLGDRYGTSCGAAIMDCADLTLRGLGYGVARNKPYAGGFITEHYGNPSAGFHVIQVEINRALYMDERQFGLLPSFGRLAQDLLALRDALAALPFGGLESFSAAAE
- the rhuM gene encoding RhuM family protein encodes the protein MSDDEIEPIRLIEDAETGDRFLVYGTEKGLRLDIRYEGDTLWMTQAQIGQLFGRDVSTISRHIANVLEEGELDESSSLQKAQTTSGRPSVLYNLDMIISVGYRVSSAQATMFRRWATSILVQFAKKGFVVDARRLKQPENSDRIAELREIIRDIRSDEANVYRELRRICSMCQDYDGTTEAAREFYQRAQAKLVYAVTSHTPSEIVATRADYQSENMGLKVWQGDNVRKSDVSTSKNYMVESEIKELNRLTTILLDIFEDQLDVGRLVLMSDAAKLLDQQLRHLGRAILRSGGSIKAADAKRIAEEQYQKFDQRRKLLSQEDADERIAEIVKEAKGLPKTPRR
- a CDS encoding Lrp/AsnC family transcriptional regulator, coding for MTTEADRALIALLRENARLPLADLARRLGLSRTTVQSRLARLERSGVIRGYTVRLSDEHEKAQVVAHVLVTALPKFAPAVMRRLEQIPEVRRLHSVSGAYDMIVEIEAPSIGALDALIDGVGAMDGVERTMSSIILSTKKG
- the hemW gene encoding radical SAM family heme chaperone HemW, which gives rise to MSTSDPRQEPGFGVYVHWPFCLAKCPYCDFNSHVRHGGVDEARFIAAYRREIAHMAAIAPGRTVTSVFFGGGTPSLMAPATVGAVLEAIAGAWTVAPGAEVTLEANPTSVEAERFRGYRAAGVNRVSLGVQAMNDTDLKKLGRMHTVAEAMAAVDIAARSFERYSFDLIYARPDQTPADWSAELDAAIARAAEHLSLYQLTIEPDTVYERLVAAGKLIPMPDEEARVLFDVTRETCEKRGLPAYEISNHARPGAESRHNLVYWRYGEYAGIGPGAHGRLVDPDGQRLALAAERQPEMWLTTVEMEGHGLVETQPLGAEEQGDEYLLMGLRLNEGIDVERFRALRGRPIDAERIRSLTEEGLIERVGNRVRVTRDGFALLDAVVADLAA